A region of Pontiella agarivorans DNA encodes the following proteins:
- a CDS encoding PstC family ABC transporter permease, whose amino-acid sequence MSKTANTNLIMSDAASRRQRISTLLGQSFLFLITSLSTFAVFFIFYFILKDAIPFFKLEGFTEFFSSTRWYPSGSPAEFGALPIFVGTGLVTLGAVAVAVPLGISAAVCLSDLLPFKVRQIVKPVIEVLAAIPSVAYGFFALVVFAPLLQNHGGIILSTGVWLVLGPILALLVIVLGDLLIDKLRKQIPNPKIAGAIIFPILGTLTLIFLFQLSTRLLGLEISSGTNALNVSIILGIMALPTVVSVSEDALQAAGRELREGSYALGATRAETIIKTIIPASISGILAAVILGVMRAIGETMVVWMASGNASRIPEPWYNVLQPIRTLTATIAGDMGEADHVTGSSRFHVLFAMAFCLLAFSFIMNLVSEIIVKRSRKKLGK is encoded by the coding sequence ATGAGCAAAACAGCTAATACGAACCTAATCATGAGCGATGCCGCCAGCCGGCGTCAGAGAATCAGCACGCTGCTGGGTCAAAGTTTCCTTTTTCTGATCACTTCGCTCTCCACCTTCGCCGTCTTCTTTATCTTCTATTTCATCCTGAAAGATGCGATCCCGTTTTTTAAACTCGAAGGATTCACAGAATTCTTCTCCAGCACCCGCTGGTATCCCTCCGGATCACCGGCTGAATTCGGGGCCCTGCCCATTTTTGTCGGCACAGGATTGGTTACACTCGGAGCGGTCGCGGTTGCGGTTCCCCTCGGTATTTCCGCCGCGGTCTGCCTCTCCGACCTTCTCCCGTTCAAGGTCCGGCAGATTGTAAAACCGGTCATTGAGGTCCTGGCGGCGATCCCCTCGGTGGCATACGGCTTCTTTGCCCTGGTTGTTTTCGCTCCCCTGCTCCAGAATCATGGCGGCATCATTCTTTCAACCGGCGTCTGGCTGGTGCTCGGGCCGATCCTCGCCCTGCTTGTCATTGTACTCGGCGACCTCCTGATTGATAAACTCCGTAAACAAATCCCCAACCCTAAAATTGCGGGAGCAATCATTTTTCCAATCCTTGGAACCCTGACTCTCATTTTTCTTTTCCAACTCTCAACTCGACTGCTCGGCCTCGAAATCAGTTCCGGCACCAATGCCCTCAACGTATCCATCATTCTCGGCATCATGGCCCTTCCCACGGTAGTCAGTGTTTCTGAAGATGCCCTGCAGGCCGCCGGCCGCGAACTGCGCGAAGGTTCGTATGCCCTCGGGGCCACACGGGCGGAAACCATCATCAAAACCATCATTCCCGCCTCGATCAGCGGCATTCTGGCCGCGGTCATTCTCGGAGTGATGCGGGCCATCGGGGAAACCATGGTGGTCTGGATGGCCTCCGGCAACGCCTCCCGTATTCCGGAACCCTGGTATAATGTACTGCAGCCGATCCGAACCCTTACCGCCACCATTGCCGGCGATATGGGCGAAGCGGACCACGTAACCGGCTCCTCCCGTTTTCACGTCCTGTTCGCCATGGCGTTCTGCCTGCTGGCCTTCTCTTTCATCATGAATCTGGTCAGCGAAATCATTGTTAAACGCTCCCGTAAAAAACTGGGTAAATAA
- the pstA gene encoding phosphate ABC transporter permease PstA: MRLETRKLLDKAFSGLGLIAIAVMAMALLAILTPIIWRGSKAFVFKGTIEHRRVMLEQFDRGNSDRFNEELNLTAAARAPVYDMLEAFEAETAELEKTLEAQEDEKKTQAKVLKNQARALKREGGSEEEIARLEAEEDRLKAEAKALKEQARSLGETREEPYEALVDAVQELFGPMPGQKKPVLIRQQYGQTRWDRTLVKLHEVMVEEEWDYSNPDAMGVLVENPRIEKFRGTGLEPFFQYLEDHIDEMMRPKTTFYWQFITDTSKDSHIFGGIWPEVLGTIYLTLGAMIFAIPMGVIAAIYLCEYAREGRTVSFLRICISTLAGVPSIVFGLFGLAFFLNTIQVSDSKSVLAGSLTLSLLILPTIIRSSEEAILAVPRAYKEAALGLGAGRWHTVMTVILPAALPGILTGVVISMGRAAGETAPIIFTAAVSVGAPLKIWETLNQPTPALPWNIYNLCTEHEAVDEIRHVQYGMVFTLVAIVLLLNLFAILMRARISKKLRG, encoded by the coding sequence ATGAGACTGGAAACCCGAAAACTTCTGGATAAAGCCTTCTCCGGACTCGGACTGATCGCCATTGCCGTCATGGCCATGGCCCTGCTGGCAATTCTCACCCCGATCATATGGCGCGGCTCCAAAGCCTTTGTTTTCAAAGGAACCATTGAACACCGCCGGGTGATGCTCGAGCAGTTTGATCGGGGCAACTCTGACCGCTTCAATGAGGAACTCAATCTGACTGCCGCCGCCCGCGCCCCGGTCTACGACATGCTTGAAGCATTTGAAGCCGAAACAGCCGAACTCGAAAAAACGCTTGAAGCACAGGAAGACGAAAAGAAAACGCAGGCCAAAGTACTGAAAAACCAGGCTCGAGCACTGAAACGGGAAGGCGGGAGCGAAGAGGAAATTGCACGGCTCGAAGCTGAAGAAGACCGGCTGAAGGCTGAAGCCAAAGCGCTGAAGGAACAGGCCCGGAGCCTGGGTGAAACCCGCGAAGAACCCTATGAGGCACTCGTGGATGCGGTACAGGAACTCTTCGGTCCGATGCCCGGGCAGAAAAAACCGGTGCTGATACGGCAGCAGTACGGACAGACCCGCTGGGACCGCACCCTCGTGAAACTGCATGAAGTGATGGTCGAAGAGGAGTGGGACTATTCCAATCCCGACGCCATGGGAGTGCTGGTTGAAAACCCGCGTATTGAAAAGTTCCGCGGCACCGGACTCGAACCGTTTTTCCAATATCTGGAAGACCATATCGATGAAATGATGCGCCCGAAAACGACCTTCTACTGGCAGTTCATCACCGACACCTCCAAAGACTCGCACATTTTCGGCGGCATCTGGCCGGAAGTCCTCGGCACCATCTACCTCACCCTCGGTGCCATGATTTTCGCTATTCCAATGGGGGTTATCGCCGCGATCTATCTGTGCGAATATGCCCGGGAAGGCCGCACGGTCAGCTTCCTGCGTATCTGCATCAGTACGCTCGCCGGTGTGCCTTCCATTGTATTCGGACTCTTCGGCCTCGCCTTTTTCCTGAACACCATCCAGGTTTCCGACTCCAAAAGTGTACTCGCCGGATCACTGACGCTTTCCCTGCTGATTCTGCCGACCATTATCCGCTCCTCGGAAGAAGCCATTCTGGCGGTGCCGCGAGCCTACAAGGAGGCCGCACTCGGCCTCGGGGCGGGCCGCTGGCATACGGTAATGACGGTCATTCTCCCGGCAGCGCTGCCCGGTATTCTCACCGGTGTGGTCATCTCCATGGGCCGGGCGGCCGGAGAAACCGCACCCATCATTTTCACCGCCGCTGTATCGGTCGGGGCTCCGCTGAAAATCTGGGAAACCCTGAACCAGCCCACCCCGGCACTCCCCTGGAATATTTACAACCTGTGCACCGAACATGAAGCGGTCGACGAAATCCGCCACGTCCAGTACGGCATGGTATTCACCCTCGTCGCCATCGTGCTTTTACTGAACCTGTTCGCCATTCTGATGCGCGCACGAATTTCGAAGAAACTGAGAGGCTGA